From a region of the Roseivirga sp. 4D4 genome:
- a CDS encoding PP2C family protein-serine/threonine phosphatase — MPQRSLQNRFDQKELEVNALLEITQAVNNNLPEEDLYKIYEFTLRANLRLDKLTLYVLEEDWECKVQFGTKKDFTQVSLGQSCLQVSEATEISKLDLDVPCFSEFDIIIPVKHKDRLLAFVFLKVKSEIEDLIDTTFIQALSNIILVAIENKRLARKQLEQQALQRDIEIASDVQNFLFPKDLPRTDKIEIKAFYQPCQTVGGDYYDYITLEDQNQFVVCIADVSGKGVPAAILMSNFQAVLRTVSRTAKNPKEVVTELNYQLSRNANRENFITFFLAVYDYDTKDLRYINAGHNPPMLMNGSAEVQRLTVGTTVLGAFEPLPFMEMGTVSGLEDFSLFLFTDGLTETFDDKEEEFGAERLQAFLESNHGRPLDDVHNDLLKALDDYRKSQPFSDDLTFLSCRVKNGTA; from the coding sequence ATGCCACAGAGGTCACTGCAAAATAGATTTGATCAAAAAGAGCTGGAAGTCAATGCCCTCTTGGAGATTACCCAAGCGGTGAACAATAACTTGCCCGAAGAAGACTTGTACAAGATTTATGAGTTTACGCTTCGCGCAAATCTCAGACTCGATAAGCTTACACTTTATGTGCTCGAAGAAGATTGGGAATGTAAAGTGCAGTTTGGTACTAAAAAGGATTTCACCCAAGTGTCCCTTGGGCAAAGTTGCTTACAAGTAAGTGAGGCAACAGAGATCAGCAAGTTGGACTTAGATGTTCCTTGCTTTTCGGAATTCGATATCATCATTCCTGTTAAACACAAAGACAGATTACTCGCCTTTGTTTTCCTCAAAGTCAAAAGCGAAATCGAAGACCTCATCGATACGACCTTTATTCAGGCACTAAGTAATATTATTCTGGTGGCCATTGAGAACAAGCGATTAGCGAGAAAACAGCTAGAGCAGCAGGCCTTGCAGCGAGATATTGAAATTGCGAGTGATGTTCAAAACTTCCTTTTCCCCAAAGACTTACCTAGAACTGATAAAATTGAAATCAAAGCTTTTTACCAGCCATGTCAGACTGTAGGGGGTGACTATTATGATTACATCACCTTGGAAGATCAAAACCAGTTTGTGGTGTGTATTGCTGATGTATCTGGGAAAGGCGTTCCAGCGGCAATCCTGATGTCTAATTTTCAGGCGGTACTACGAACAGTTTCACGTACAGCAAAGAACCCGAAGGAGGTTGTTACTGAATTGAACTACCAACTAAGTCGTAATGCGAATAGAGAAAACTTCATCACATTTTTTCTAGCAGTTTATGACTATGATACCAAAGACCTTAGGTATATAAACGCAGGTCACAACCCTCCAATGTTGATGAACGGTTCTGCAGAGGTGCAACGTCTGACGGTTGGCACCACTGTTTTGGGGGCATTTGAACCTTTACCTTTTATGGAGATGGGAACAGTCTCTGGCTTGGAAGATTTCTCGCTTTTCCTTTTTACCGATGGGTTAACCGAAACTTTCGATGATAAGGAAGAAGAGTTCGGAGCGGAACGACTTCAAGCCTTCTTAGAGTCTAATCATGGTCGCCCATTAGATGATGTGCATAATGACCTACTGAAAGCTCTAGATGACTATCGAAAGTCACAACCCTTCTCGGATGACTTGACTTTCTTATCTTGCAGGGTCAAGAATGGTACCGCATAA
- a CDS encoding glycosyltransferase, producing the protein MVFLLTVYSLLSVIELALIVIHFWKFKSIALIPKEQTPEVTVLVCARNEEHNLRDCLESLMTSDYPFEKVEILVGDDNSEDSTGDIIHEFANKFKAIKAVDIAHEKDGLIAKANVLNQLIDVSQYECQVIIDADMVVTKDWLRLMVSALKSGNDMVSGYTQVKRSSWFANLQFMDWQSVLFAMKTMADFVRPISILGNNMAFNKTAYHKVGGFRGLGPTDVEDLGLLQRFQKEGFRTMQLVASEGHAYTKPQLTFGELLTQRCRWMNGVFTHHFVLGIPAFFARLWVVFAVLALFINLNLAAFIAFYGLWTNWAKSRIMTTRTKSHDSIFLLSPIIISLLDTLALLRLVLIGKVSWKGRKH; encoded by the coding sequence ATGGTGTTCTTATTAACTGTGTATTCGCTCTTGTCTGTCATTGAACTGGCATTAATTGTTATCCATTTTTGGAAGTTTAAAAGCATTGCGCTGATACCTAAGGAGCAAACGCCTGAGGTCACTGTCTTGGTTTGTGCCCGAAACGAAGAGCACAACCTACGAGACTGTTTGGAATCTCTGATGACTTCCGACTATCCCTTTGAGAAGGTAGAAATACTTGTTGGGGATGATAATTCAGAAGATAGTACTGGAGACATTATTCATGAGTTTGCCAATAAGTTCAAAGCAATAAAAGCTGTTGATATTGCCCATGAAAAGGACGGACTGATCGCGAAAGCAAACGTTCTGAATCAGTTGATCGATGTGAGTCAATACGAATGTCAGGTAATCATTGATGCCGATATGGTCGTCACAAAGGATTGGTTACGACTGATGGTTTCAGCGCTGAAGTCAGGAAATGATATGGTAAGTGGCTATACTCAGGTTAAGCGATCCAGCTGGTTTGCAAACCTTCAATTTATGGACTGGCAATCTGTGCTCTTCGCCATGAAGACTATGGCTGACTTTGTAAGGCCAATTTCAATCCTGGGTAATAACATGGCATTCAATAAGACTGCTTATCATAAGGTAGGCGGCTTTCGAGGACTTGGTCCTACTGATGTGGAAGACTTAGGCTTATTGCAGAGATTCCAAAAAGAAGGTTTTAGAACAATGCAATTGGTGGCCTCCGAGGGTCATGCCTATACTAAACCGCAATTGACATTTGGAGAGCTATTGACTCAACGCTGCCGCTGGATGAATGGAGTTTTTACACATCATTTTGTTCTTGGTATCCCTGCTTTCTTTGCTAGGCTATGGGTGGTGTTTGCTGTCTTGGCTTTATTTATCAATCTAAATTTGGCCGCGTTTATCGCCTTTTACGGTCTTTGGACAAATTGGGCGAAAAGCAGGATCATGACAACTAGAACAAAGTCTCATGATTCAATCTTCTTGTTATCGCCAATTATTATTAGTCTTTTAGATACTTTAGCACTCCTAAGGCTAGTGCTCATTGGAAAGGTGAGTTGGAAAGGAAGGAAACATTAA
- a CDS encoding polysaccharide deacetylase family protein produces MVPHKTPSLFKYLWPNLVWNIPNSEKKIFLTFDDGPIPGLTEWVIQTLDAYKIKSTFFCVGENIKKHPDVFSKLLEAGHSIGNHTHHHLNGRMVSTGDYLDDILLCDEALNIENTSTDLFRPPYGRLKTSQRNSLKHKRIVMWDVLSKDYDGSLKPEDILRGTIKATQPGSIVVFHDNLKAETNLKAVLPKYIDHFLSIGYQFEQL; encoded by the coding sequence ATGGTACCGCATAAAACCCCATCACTCTTTAAATACTTATGGCCGAATCTGGTTTGGAACATTCCAAACTCAGAAAAGAAGATTTTCTTGACTTTTGATGATGGTCCGATCCCAGGGCTTACGGAATGGGTGATTCAAACCTTGGATGCATACAAGATCAAATCGACATTCTTTTGTGTTGGAGAAAACATCAAGAAACATCCAGATGTCTTTTCCAAATTGTTGGAAGCTGGTCATAGTATTGGGAACCACACCCACCATCATTTAAATGGAAGAATGGTTTCAACCGGTGATTATTTGGATGATATTCTTCTTTGTGACGAGGCTCTAAATATTGAGAACACATCTACAGATCTTTTTAGACCTCCATACGGTAGGTTGAAAACGAGTCAGAGAAACTCCTTGAAGCACAAGAGAATAGTTATGTGGGATGTTTTGAGTAAAGATTATGATGGATCATTGAAGCCCGAGGATATTCTCCGAGGTACTATAAAGGCCACTCAACCGGGTTCTATTGTTGTCTTTCATGACAATTTAAAAGCTGAAACGAACTTGAAGGCAGTCTTACCGAAGTACATAGATCATTTCTTGAGTATAGGTTATCAATTTGAGCAACTCTAA
- a CDS encoding glycosyltransferase — translation MNPNSRSILIFHANGIYSCMILAIGIYVGYLLFLLVLIVVWNTWKLDPRPYQEIPISVIIPFRNEEKNLFKLVKSLSEQGHRVFEVVFVNDHSEDEGLNLLRELLQEVSFDYQIHTLKDTFGKKEAIKAGIEMANNDLIVTTDADCAAGSKWLEEISSRFQDEHIQMVVGPVVLTGNSFWQKMQSLEFASLIGTGGVFLRMGLPLMANGANLAYRKAAFKKVDGFNGIDSTPSGDDELLMHKVNQEFPNGIKFQKSIGSVVSTEASEGWSAFRQQRLRWASKWRVGLRFATILSALLIFIVQLIQLWLFYNLFDPGDNLQLIASLLFFKLLIEFIFLWSIGHTFGQKMNGIAFIVNYLLYPLYAIYFGIAANFGKFKWKGRAY, via the coding sequence ATGAATCCGAATAGCCGATCGATTTTAATTTTCCACGCTAATGGTATTTATTCGTGTATGATCCTGGCCATTGGCATATATGTGGGCTACCTTCTTTTTCTTCTGGTCCTCATTGTGGTTTGGAACACTTGGAAACTCGATCCACGACCTTATCAAGAAATCCCAATTTCGGTAATCATCCCTTTTCGTAACGAGGAGAAGAACCTGTTCAAATTGGTTAAGAGCCTGAGTGAACAGGGGCACCGAGTCTTTGAGGTTGTTTTCGTTAATGACCACTCTGAAGATGAAGGGTTGAACTTACTCCGCGAGCTCCTTCAGGAAGTCAGCTTTGATTATCAAATACACACCCTAAAAGATACTTTCGGCAAGAAGGAAGCCATTAAGGCTGGAATTGAAATGGCGAACAATGATCTTATCGTCACGACCGATGCTGATTGCGCTGCAGGCAGTAAGTGGCTCGAGGAGATTTCCAGTCGCTTTCAGGATGAACATATTCAAATGGTGGTGGGACCAGTGGTACTCACAGGAAATAGCTTTTGGCAAAAAATGCAATCCCTTGAGTTTGCTTCTTTGATCGGAACGGGAGGAGTCTTCTTGAGAATGGGGTTGCCTTTAATGGCCAACGGGGCAAACCTTGCTTACAGAAAAGCTGCCTTTAAAAAGGTAGACGGGTTTAATGGGATTGATTCTACACCATCTGGGGATGACGAACTTTTAATGCATAAGGTAAATCAAGAATTTCCCAACGGCATCAAATTCCAAAAATCCATCGGGTCAGTCGTTTCAACTGAAGCTTCGGAAGGCTGGAGTGCCTTCAGACAACAGCGCCTAAGGTGGGCGAGCAAGTGGCGGGTAGGACTTAGGTTCGCTACGATCCTTTCGGCACTACTAATTTTTATAGTTCAACTCATTCAGCTATGGCTTTTCTATAATCTATTTGACCCAGGCGACAATCTTCAACTAATTGCTTCGTTACTATTCTTTAAATTACTGATCGAGTTCATCTTCCTTTGGTCTATCGGGCACACCTTTGGACAAAAAATGAATGGAATTGCCTTTATAGTTAACTATCTATTGTATCCGCTTTATGCCATATATTTTGGCATTGCTGCTAACTTTGGAAAGTTTAAATGGAAGGGTAGAGCTTATTAG